A genomic region of Peptoniphilus sp. ING2-D1G contains the following coding sequences:
- a CDS encoding ABC-type transport system, sugar-family ATP-binding protein (ABC transporters belong to the ATP-Binding Cassette (ABC) superfamily which uses the hydrolysis of ATP to energize diverse biological systems. ABC transporters are minimally constituted of two conserved regions: a highly conserved ATP binding cassette (ABC) and a less conserved transmembrane domain (TMD). These regions can be found on the same protein or on two different ones. Most ABC transporters function as a dimer and therefore are constituted of four domains, two ABC modules and two TMDs; High confidence in function and specificity) has protein sequence MASIRMSNIKKIYSGGKIVMEDFNLFIKDSSFTVLVGPSGCGKTTAIRIISGLEDIQGGSIYIGDKDVTKEDPGDRGIAMVFQNYALYPHMTVERNISFGLKNYGFSKSEIDEKVNSVLELVGLKEYRNSKPANLSGGQRQRVALARAISKNPDVFLMDEPLSNLDAKLRVQMRSELVRLHKKLNTTFVYITHDQIEALTMADYIIVMNEGKIMQYGTAQDVYENPENLFTAKFIGESGMNTIKLNDGNYIGFRANKIFKEKPENFNGITFSAPISTKERLGSDFNYTILYEGEEISYKTDRELEYAKTYSYYIQYEDLYAFDKSENRIDINEISKDALENSVERI, from the coding sequence ATGGCTTCAATTCGTATGTCAAATATAAAGAAAATTTATTCGGGTGGAAAAATTGTCATGGAAGACTTTAATTTGTTTATCAAAGACTCTTCTTTTACAGTTTTAGTTGGACCCTCCGGATGCGGGAAAACTACAGCCATAAGGATAATTTCAGGGTTGGAAGATATTCAGGGAGGAAGCATTTATATAGGAGATAAAGATGTGACAAAGGAAGATCCTGGAGACAGAGGGATAGCGATGGTATTTCAAAATTATGCTCTATATCCTCATATGACCGTTGAAAGGAATATTTCTTTTGGTTTGAAGAATTATGGTTTCTCTAAATCAGAAATAGATGAAAAAGTGAATTCTGTACTTGAACTGGTAGGGTTGAAAGAATATAGAAATTCAAAACCGGCAAACTTATCCGGAGGTCAAAGACAACGTGTAGCTTTAGCACGTGCTATATCAAAAAACCCTGATGTATTTTTGATGGATGAACCCTTATCGAATTTAGATGCTAAATTACGTGTACAAATGAGAAGTGAATTAGTACGCCTTCACAAAAAATTAAACACAACTTTCGTTTATATAACTCACGATCAAATAGAAGCACTAACTATGGCGGACTACATCATAGTTATGAACGAAGGAAAAATCATGCAATATGGTACAGCTCAAGATGTTTATGAAAATCCGGAAAATCTTTTTACCGCCAAGTTTATCGGTGAATCAGGAATGAATACCATTAAGTTAAATGATGGTAATTATATTGGATTTAGAGCAAATAAAATCTTTAAGGAAAAACCGGAAAACTTTAACGGAATTACTTTTTCTGCTCCCATTTCTACAAAGGAAAGATTGGGATCAGACTTTAACTACACTATTTTATATGAAGGTGAAGAAATTTCTTATAAAACTGACCGAGAGTTAGAATATGCTAAAACCTATAGTTACTATATTCAGTATGAAGATTTATATGCCTTTGACAAGTCGGAAAATCGAATTGATATAAATGAAATATCAAAGGATGCTCTTGAAAATTCAGTTGAGAGGATTTGA
- a CDS encoding Alpha/beta hydrolase family protein (High confidence in function and specificity), which translates to MRWRFIIIILILLAVLVSTFAYRNLNYDYGNDRFMENKGLAIGFQEKTYRTKDGSEIAYLEGPSKGEPLLLIHGQNVSKEDYAKVLPELSKHFHVFAVDCYGHGKSSKDPDKYNIISIRDDLISFMKEVIQEKTFVSGHSSGALISAAIAAKNNEQMSGLLLEDGPFFSTEPGRAKNTFSYLEFEGINNFLAQNIEKNYTRYYLEHNYIKEFFNADGKDNWSALVKNPYTKRIEENTGKMPIVWYYPPEIGLNSLVYLTRNLQDGTGDYDMRFAKTFYDFSWFEGFDQREALKDIQCPTIILHVAPTKETAPDYYDQNGILISAMDKRDAAEVNALIKGSILKSGYQSTHDIHADLPDQFIEALLELKKTKN; encoded by the coding sequence ATGAGGTGGAGATTTATAATAATTATCCTCATCCTTCTTGCCGTATTGGTATCGACCTTTGCCTACAGAAATCTCAATTATGATTATGGCAACGATCGTTTCATGGAAAACAAAGGCTTGGCTATAGGATTTCAAGAAAAAACATACCGAACAAAGGACGGAAGTGAAATTGCCTATCTTGAAGGACCAAGTAAGGGTGAACCGCTTCTTTTGATTCACGGTCAAAATGTGTCTAAAGAGGACTATGCCAAGGTTTTACCGGAACTTTCAAAACATTTTCATGTTTTTGCGGTGGATTGTTACGGTCATGGAAAGTCATCAAAGGATCCTGATAAATACAATATAATTTCAATTCGCGATGATTTGATTTCTTTTATGAAAGAAGTCATTCAAGAAAAGACCTTTGTGTCGGGTCATTCTTCGGGAGCCCTGATAAGTGCTGCCATAGCTGCAAAAAATAATGAACAAATGTCAGGTTTGCTCCTTGAAGACGGTCCCTTTTTCTCAACAGAACCCGGAAGAGCTAAAAATACTTTTTCTTATCTTGAATTTGAAGGAATAAATAATTTTCTTGCACAAAACATTGAAAAAAATTATACGAGATATTATCTTGAACACAATTATATAAAAGAGTTTTTTAATGCCGATGGCAAGGACAACTGGTCAGCTCTTGTGAAAAATCCTTACACAAAACGAATAGAGGAAAATACCGGGAAGATGCCCATAGTCTGGTATTATCCTCCTGAAATCGGATTGAACTCATTGGTTTATCTCACCCGCAATCTGCAGGACGGAACGGGTGACTATGACATGAGATTCGCAAAGACCTTTTATGATTTTTCTTGGTTTGAGGGATTTGACCAAAGGGAGGCTCTAAAGGATATACAATGTCCGACTATAATTTTACATGTGGCACCGACTAAGGAAACTGCTCCCGATTATTATGACCAAAATGGAATTTTGATTTCCGCCATGGATAAAAGGGATGCTGCGGAAGTAAATGCTCTAATTAAAGGCAGCATACTGAAGTCCGGTTATCAATCGACTCACGATATACATGCCGATTTGCCGGATCAGTTCATTGAGGCCCTGTTGGAGCTGAAAAAAACAAAAAATTAG
- a CDS encoding ABC transporter, permease protein (ABC transporters belong to the ATP-Binding Cassette (ABC) superfamily which uses the hydrolysis of ATP to energize diverse biological import and export systems (see <PDOC00185>). ABC transporters are minimally constituted of two conserved regions: a highly conserved ATP binding cassette (ABC) and a less conserved transmembrane domain (TMD). These regions can be found on the same protein (mostly in eukaryotes and bacterial exporters) or on two different ones (mostly bacterial importers); High confidence in function and specificity), whose protein sequence is MKNKKLIKNITKILSVIALLILSAVYIIPFVFTIGTSLMTFPETIAYPPNLLPKEPQFENYVVAFENINLLHYLKNSIIITTVAIIGQIFVCIPAAYAFAKKKFKFKNFLFPFILFDLIIPAAVVFLPIFLTVVKFEWLNTYKALTIPFFYSAFSIFFLTQSFRTIPDELLDAAKIDKASEFQLIKDILIPSSRAVIITVGLFTFISRWNDYFWVTVLTTDETVRTLPMAVQNLLSVGDGMIHWNIVMAGNVFLMVPMLIIYFFASKSIKKAFTYGGIK, encoded by the coding sequence ATGAAAAATAAAAAATTAATCAAGAATATTACAAAAATTTTATCAGTAATAGCTCTATTGATATTATCAGCCGTCTATATTATTCCCTTTGTCTTTACAATTGGGACTTCTTTGATGACATTTCCGGAGACTATCGCTTATCCTCCGAACTTATTGCCGAAGGAACCTCAATTTGAAAATTATGTAGTTGCTTTTGAAAATATAAACTTACTTCATTACTTAAAGAATTCAATTATAATTACAACCGTTGCAATCATAGGGCAAATATTTGTATGCATACCTGCTGCTTATGCCTTTGCAAAAAAGAAATTTAAATTCAAAAATTTCCTTTTCCCTTTTATATTGTTTGATTTAATTATACCTGCTGCAGTTGTTTTTTTACCTATATTTCTTACAGTCGTAAAATTTGAGTGGTTAAATACCTATAAGGCCTTAACAATTCCATTTTTTTATTCGGCATTCAGTATCTTTTTTTTGACTCAGTCTTTTCGTACAATTCCCGACGAATTGTTGGATGCTGCCAAAATAGATAAAGCTTCTGAATTTCAACTAATTAAGGATATACTCATACCTTCATCAAGAGCTGTAATTATAACGGTAGGTCTCTTTACATTCATAAGCAGATGGAATGACTATTTTTGGGTAACCGTATTAACTACTGATGAAACAGTAAGAACATTGCCTATGGCGGTTCAAAATCTTCTGTCTGTTGGAGATGGAATGATTCATTGGAATATAGTCATGGCAGGAAACGTATTTTTGATGGTGCCGATGCTGATTATTTACTTTTTTGCAAGTAAATCTATAAAAAAAGCTTTCACTTACGGTGGTATTAAGTAG
- a CDS encoding ABC-type sugar transport system (ABC-type sugar transport system, periplasmic component; Family membership), translating to MKKKNLLLLALVVAMLMLSACSGSNTSSTANNKTQSGGNEATTASGTEKTTVEVWSVWDVDAESGSGKALRDASEKFMEENPDIEITIANQGSYDKIAEKIETSIVGKTTPTLATVEETHVKRFAPVCANLTDYLSKDIIGNYNEGLLLSCNIDGEMKAVPFGRSSTILYMNKNLLEKAGLPLEGPKTWEEFDEYAKKMTDPATDTYGWGQDWDTDGWIWESMMYSRGGEIISDDLKTVLFNEGTAGTDTIAHMQRMAKEGYLFNPYEYQGEAWDILKAKFVEGKVGLMINSIASSSGIKKLANENGFDILLDYQPKGTRFSMPTGGNNIIMFNEATEEQKQAATRFLEFLASDEIASIHTMESGYFPITKTAINSDIMQEHLKNFPTYQNALDQLQYAHTRPMTKNWKNMYTVLMDELSECMVNTDTDPAKAVESAAEKCQKILDENPD from the coding sequence ATGAAAAAGAAAAACTTGTTACTATTGGCATTAGTTGTCGCAATGTTAATGTTATCTGCTTGTTCAGGCTCTAATACATCATCAACTGCCAACAACAAAACACAAAGTGGAGGAAATGAAGCAACAACCGCTTCAGGAACTGAAAAAACAACAGTTGAAGTTTGGTCGGTTTGGGATGTGGATGCTGAATCAGGCAGCGGTAAAGCATTAAGAGATGCGTCTGAAAAGTTTATGGAAGAAAACCCTGACATTGAAATTACTATAGCAAATCAAGGTAGCTATGATAAAATAGCCGAAAAAATAGAAACATCCATTGTCGGAAAAACAACACCGACTTTAGCTACCGTTGAAGAAACTCACGTTAAGCGTTTTGCCCCTGTTTGTGCCAACCTAACAGATTATTTAAGTAAAGATATTATTGGAAATTACAACGAAGGATTACTCTTATCCTGCAATATCGACGGAGAAATGAAAGCTGTTCCTTTTGGAAGATCCAGTACTATTTTGTATATGAATAAAAATCTATTGGAAAAAGCCGGACTTCCTTTAGAAGGACCTAAGACTTGGGAAGAATTTGATGAATATGCAAAGAAAATGACAGATCCCGCAACTGATACATATGGTTGGGGACAAGATTGGGATACAGATGGTTGGATTTGGGAATCAATGATGTATTCACGAGGTGGAGAAATTATATCAGATGATTTAAAAACGGTATTATTTAATGAAGGTACAGCAGGAACAGATACAATTGCTCATATGCAAAGAATGGCAAAGGAAGGATATCTATTTAACCCATATGAATATCAAGGAGAGGCATGGGATATACTAAAAGCTAAATTTGTAGAAGGCAAAGTAGGTCTTATGATAAATTCCATAGCAAGTTCAAGCGGTATTAAGAAACTTGCCAATGAAAATGGATTTGATATCTTACTTGACTATCAACCTAAGGGAACGAGATTTTCAATGCCGACAGGCGGAAACAACATTATAATGTTTAACGAAGCGACAGAAGAGCAAAAACAGGCAGCTACAAGATTCTTAGAATTTTTGGCTTCTGATGAGATAGCTTCAATACACACCATGGAGTCAGGATATTTTCCAATCACAAAGACAGCTATAAACTCCGATATTATGCAAGAACACCTTAAGAATTTTCCAACTTATCAAAATGCCTTAGATCAACTTCAATACGCACATACAAGACCCATGACCAAGAATTGGAAAAATATGTACACTGTTTTGATGGACGAATTAAGTGAATGTATGGTCAATACGGACACGGACCCTGCTAAAGCGGTGGAATCGGCAGCAGAGAAATGTCAAAAAATACTGGACGAGAACCCGGATTAA
- a CDS encoding ABC transporter, permease protein (ABC transporters belong to the ATP-Binding Cassette (ABC) superfamily which uses the hydrolysis of ATP to energize diverse biological import and export systems (see <PDOC00185>). ABC transporters are minimally constituted of two conserved regions: a highly conserved ATP binding cassette (ABC) and a less conserved transmembrane domain (TMD). These regions can be found on the same protein (mostly in eukaryotes and bacterial exporters) or on two different ones (mostly bacterial importers); High confidence in function and specificity), translating to MKYINPIIGNPYILILPAFILCVIFSIIPVLTIITGGFFYLDIVTNTHKFVGFNNYITIFQDEGFLLTLKNTLIFTFSTAFIGIILALFIAAFLNKNNFIYNAVQSLVFTPHIISFVSIAVLWMFLMDPKSGLLNYILSWFGVEPLLWTKSAETSLLSIGIVYVWKGLGYNVMIILAGMQSVPREVYEAAKLDKSNYMRTFFQITIPMISPTLVFLTTYSLIGSFSAFDIVNLMTKGGPKNSSNLLVHWVYENGFLYYRLGNALAGSVILLLVIGTISILNYTLLNKRAHY from the coding sequence ATGAAATATATAAATCCAATCATAGGCAATCCTTATATTTTAATACTTCCGGCTTTCATTCTTTGTGTGATTTTCAGTATAATTCCTGTCTTAACTATAATAACCGGAGGATTTTTTTATCTGGATATAGTTACCAATACTCATAAATTTGTAGGTTTTAATAATTATATTACGATTTTTCAAGATGAAGGTTTTTTACTTACATTAAAAAACACACTCATTTTTACCTTTTCTACTGCATTTATAGGGATAATATTAGCTCTATTCATTGCCGCATTCTTAAATAAAAATAATTTCATATATAATGCTGTTCAGAGTTTAGTATTTACTCCTCATATAATATCTTTTGTTTCAATTGCAGTGCTGTGGATGTTTCTAATGGATCCAAAATCCGGTCTTTTAAATTATATATTAAGCTGGTTCGGTGTTGAACCTCTCTTGTGGACTAAAAGCGCTGAAACATCTTTGCTTTCAATAGGCATAGTGTATGTTTGGAAAGGTTTGGGATACAATGTGATGATTATTTTAGCCGGTATGCAAAGTGTTCCGAGGGAAGTATATGAAGCTGCAAAGTTGGATAAATCAAATTATATGAGAACTTTTTTTCAGATAACTATTCCAATGATTTCTCCAACCCTTGTATTTCTTACAACATACAGCTTAATTGGCTCATTCAGCGCCTTTGATATAGTAAATCTGATGACTAAGGGAGGACCTAAGAATTCTTCAAATCTATTGGTTCACTGGGTTTATGAAAATGGATTTCTATATTACAGGCTCGGTAATGCATTAGCCGGAAGTGTAATACTACTTTTGGTAATAGGTACTATTTCTATTCTGAATTACACTTTATTAAACAAAAGGGCTCATTATTAA
- a CDS encoding putative membrane protein (Family membership) translates to MIPGGLGSFDLMALTSFTAMGLESEKVLSWLMLFRLFYYIIPFFIGMALLSNVGINENSFVQEKLAFLIYTFSDKFYSFKGLRNYKQKFASDWQPVYVSFSRKSWLLYTLISIFFADILAVKEHKN, encoded by the coding sequence ATGATTCCTGGTGGATTGGGCTCTTTTGACCTTATGGCATTAACTTCTTTTACAGCCATGGGACTTGAAAGTGAAAAAGTCTTGTCATGGTTGATGCTTTTTAGGCTATTTTATTATATAATTCCTTTTTTCATAGGAATGGCTCTTCTATCCAATGTAGGCATAAACGAAAACAGCTTTGTGCAAGAAAAACTCGCATTTTTAATATATACATTCAGTGACAAATTTTATTCTTTTAAAGGTTTAAGAAATTACAAACAAAAATTTGCATCGGATTGGCAACCCGTATATGTGAGCTTCAGCAGAAAATCATGGCTTTTATATACTTTGATAAGTATATTTTTTGCGGATATTTTAGCAGTAAAAGAACATAAAAATTAA
- a CDS encoding hypothetical protein (High confidence in function and specificity), which produces MSKKTLGMMIASLRKEMGITQLELAEKMGVTDKAVSKWERDLSCPDVGTIPKLADIFNVSVDELMQVKAASNYEEKKDITPIINMIMKAVALAMGVAVVVLSKLNKLDVNSALGMLGLGLACLAVTAFTKKEEQ; this is translated from the coding sequence ATGAGTAAAAAAACACTTGGTATGATGATAGCATCTTTAAGAAAAGAAATGGGAATTACTCAGCTTGAATTGGCTGAAAAAATGGGTGTTACAGATAAGGCCGTTTCCAAATGGGAAAGGGATCTTTCTTGTCCTGATGTGGGTACAATACCCAAACTTGCAGATATATTCAATGTGAGTGTGGATGAATTGATGCAGGTAAAGGCGGCTTCCAACTATGAGGAGAAGAAAGATATCACACCTATTATCAACATGATCATGAAGGCTGTAGCCCTTGCAATGGGTGTTGCCGTTGTCGTTCTTTCTAAGCTGAATAAATTGGATGTTAACTCAGCCTTGGGCATGCTCGGCTTGGGATTGGCATGTCTTGCCGTTACTGCCTTTACAAAGAAAGAAGAACAATAA
- a CDS encoding Hypothetical protein (Family membership), which translates to MKTEKQDTENLEFADAQSKREQGLFAWTAKVGSKGQIVIPKEARDIFNINSGDTVLLLGDKTQGIALVSGDNMRDTLVKIKGKIL; encoded by the coding sequence ATGAAAACAGAAAAACAAGATACTGAAAATTTAGAATTTGCAGATGCACAAAGTAAGAGAGAGCAAGGCCTGTTCGCATGGACGGCAAAGGTGGGAAGCAAGGGACAGATTGTAATTCCCAAGGAAGCAAGAGATATATTTAATATTAACAGTGGTGATACGGTGCTTTTGCTTGGAGATAAAACTCAGGGAATCGCATTGGTCAGTGGAGATAACATGAGAGATACTCTTGTTAAAATCAAGGGAAAAATATTATGA
- a CDS encoding Hypothetical protein (Family membership) produces the protein MRKTNFNEKGSFYKGNLHCHSTRSDGHLEPDELVEAYKNQGYDFLAITDHNIFSDFKEFNSDDFILIPGVEANPTMPTGDYRAYHYVVFQGDQERKNQATKPQFVHGEVLDSPTVNNEEEMQNYVDDLHTRGYHVCFAHPFWSRIEYDEILYLNNLDSVEIFNFCSQISENMGESNVCCDALLRNNKKLWFLAVDDNHNIFPLSHQLNDSFGGFIVVKSEKLSVDDIAKNIAEGSFYASQGPEIKDFYVEDGEIHFKCSPCEKIYFNGDIRQIHAFVSDGKELLTEASAPLHKNQKYVRVECYDTEGKKAYTNPIWL, from the coding sequence ATGAGAAAAACTAATTTTAACGAGAAAGGTTCTTTTTACAAAGGGAATCTTCACTGTCATTCAACCAGGTCTGATGGACATTTGGAACCTGATGAACTTGTAGAAGCTTACAAAAATCAAGGTTATGATTTTTTAGCCATCACCGATCATAATATATTTAGTGATTTCAAAGAATTCAACTCCGATGATTTTATTCTTATTCCCGGTGTCGAGGCTAATCCTACGATGCCTACAGGAGATTATAGAGCCTATCACTATGTTGTATTTCAGGGAGACCAAGAAAGAAAAAATCAGGCAACAAAACCTCAGTTTGTGCACGGGGAAGTCTTAGATAGCCCTACAGTTAACAACGAAGAGGAGATGCAGAATTATGTTGATGACCTTCATACAAGAGGATACCATGTATGCTTTGCTCACCCTTTCTGGTCAAGAATAGAGTATGATGAAATTTTATATCTTAACAATCTCGATTCTGTAGAAATTTTTAATTTCTGCTCACAAATCAGTGAAAATATGGGAGAGTCAAATGTTTGTTGCGATGCACTTCTTCGAAATAACAAGAAATTATGGTTTTTGGCAGTTGATGATAATCACAATATCTTTCCCCTTTCTCATCAACTTAATGATTCCTTCGGAGGATTCATAGTTGTTAAATCGGAGAAATTAAGTGTGGACGATATTGCCAAAAATATTGCCGAAGGGAGCTTTTACGCATCTCAAGGCCCGGAAATTAAAGATTTTTATGTAGAAGATGGAGAGATACATTTTAAATGTTCTCCTTGTGAAAAAATATATTTTAACGGTGATATAAGACAAATACACGCCTTTGTCAGTGATGGAAAAGAATTGTTAACTGAAGCATCTGCTCCCTTGCATAAAAATCAAAAATATGTGAGAGTTGAATGCTACGATACAGAAGGGAAAAAAGCCTATACAAATCCGATTTGGTTGTAA
- a CDS encoding hypothetical protein (High confidence in function and specificity): MNSKSFNIFFKYDKWNRIKSVATILLFVIMVYFGAKMDFYNQNNLIAITPRLFMNYPGLKEMIPKAFFGIIGILFTKLWPSIQNLQDNEEWKASQRQLQRSGLLKKDTKVRISFAYLFRIKVDGKYLLVPNSRTGKFQPVGGAYKFEDEERKYLDDEFAAEDDDCIPVNETTRNDYRLNIKNKYLRDFVKRFNDTKSRENITDLSREFTEELIKTDILDKIIFEEIKYRYIGRHMTEIIRTSFKPYELLLADIVELELSEKQEEYLKKMSINKSDKYIFANSLQIKSQGMEIGTENLQDNIANHTWKILTENTDKLIKKKGQSRIFCKFIKV, encoded by the coding sequence ATGAATAGTAAATCGTTCAATATATTTTTTAAATATGATAAATGGAATCGAATAAAATCTGTAGCAACAATCTTATTATTTGTTATCATGGTTTATTTTGGTGCAAAAATGGATTTCTACAATCAGAATAATTTAATAGCAATAACGCCTAGACTTTTTATGAATTACCCAGGTCTTAAGGAAATGATTCCTAAAGCATTCTTCGGTATAATTGGTATACTTTTTACTAAATTATGGCCTTCAATACAAAATTTGCAAGACAATGAGGAGTGGAAGGCCTCCCAGAGGCAATTGCAAAGAAGTGGATTGCTTAAAAAAGATACTAAGGTAAGAATATCTTTTGCTTATTTGTTTAGAATCAAGGTAGATGGAAAATACTTGTTAGTACCTAATTCCAGAACAGGAAAATTTCAACCTGTTGGTGGGGCTTATAAGTTTGAGGATGAAGAGAGAAAATATTTAGATGATGAATTCGCTGCAGAAGATGATGATTGTATACCAGTAAATGAAACAACAAGAAATGATTACAGATTAAATATAAAAAATAAATATTTAAGAGATTTTGTTAAGAGATTTAATGACACTAAATCAAGAGAGAATATAACAGATTTATCAAGAGAGTTTACAGAAGAATTAATAAAGACAGACATACTAGATAAAATTATTTTTGAAGAGATAAAATATAGATATATAGGTCGACATATGACTGAAATTATTAGAACATCATTTAAACCTTATGAATTGCTTTTAGCTGATATAGTAGAGTTAGAGCTATCTGAAAAGCAAGAGGAGTATTTGAAAAAAATGTCAATCAATAAATCAGATAAGTATATTTTTGCTAATAGTTTACAGATAAAAAGTCAAGGTATGGAAATTGGAACCGAGAATTTACAAGATAATATAGCCAATCATACTTGGAAAATACTGACTGAAAATACAGATAAGTTAATTAAAAAAAAGGGACAATCAAGAATTTTTTGTAAATTTATAAAAGTATAA